A single Biomphalaria glabrata chromosome 2, xgBioGlab47.1, whole genome shotgun sequence DNA region contains:
- the LOC106054805 gene encoding sodium/calcium exchanger 3-like isoform X1, producing MELPNTTEKCEKLQKKAETRLPAMSGNSSLGNTPVFDINNYTCSLGYLLLPAINEYTWSVNVRAILYLLGLLWCFLGVAYVADIFMASIERITSKTRIVRISDPEAENGYRQVDLKVWNDTVANLSLMALGTSAPEILLSVIEIVGNNMESGELGPGTIVGSAAFNLLFISAICIYCIPDGEIRRIASVKVFAVTAFSCIFAYVWLAIVLLAISPNVIEVWEAVLTFVFFPLLILIAYAADKNFFLKRFLKKRQEEQDVVGIQMNDKINRPGGEVTRLHSFQDKSVDEEMALLAKELGRQDLSPEEAANLLSHRIASEVPHSRGWYRINAIRNMTGGRKLLPPINDTTQSLYGHMAKPEEKTESDVVTVKTDPSQGGKKAVVQFTAASVAVMENEGKVRLGIKRTGLMNKPVSVKVETINGTAVAGEDYKAFEGTVEFKKNEALREIFIEIVDDFEWEPDEFFFVKLKVDADSGCVLGPISICEVTIINDDEPGTIQFSKPSYVVKETGLKALIPLVRLGGADGHISVKWQTKDITAIEGKDYSGKEGILEFDNQETTKNLIINLFESNKAERDESFQIELTETTGGATLGKISKTVVTIINDEEFNGLVNRILNMTKANLEALELHKTTYMQQFIEAMNVNGGQLATATFVDYILHFCSFFWKILFAFIPPAQYCGGWPAFFVSLAVIGLLTAIIGDLAGIFGCLIGLEDSITAITLVAMGTSMPDTFASKTAAMMEKTADNSVGNVNGSNSVNVFLGLGLPWLIAAIYHHVKGNPFIVPAGSLGFSVIIYTGTAVIAIAVLIGRRLMPSIGAELGGPKCSKIICSIFFLTLWVLYVILSALQTKGIIDVKIG from the exons ATTGCCTGCCATGAGTGGCAACAGTTCTCTTGGCAACACTCCGGTGTTTGATATCAACAACTACACTTGCAGTTTGGGTTACCTCCTCCTGCCTGCCATCAACGAATACACTTGGTCTGTCAATGTTCGAGCCATCTTATACCTGCTTGGGTTACTCTGGTGCTTCCTGGGCGTAGCATATGTTGCAGATATTTTTATGGCTTCCATAGAAAGAATCACAAGCAAGACAAGGATAGTAAGGATCTCGGATCCAGAAGCAGAAAATGGGTACAGACAGGTGGATCTTAAG GTTTGGAATGACACTGTGGCTAACCTTAGTTTGATGGCTTTAGGAACTAGTGCCCCAGAGATTTTACTTTCTGTCATTGAAATAGTTGGAAACAATATGGAGTCTGGAGAGCTTGGCCCTGGAACTATTGTTGGCTCTGCTGCTTTCAATCTTCTCTTCATTTCTGCCATCTGTATCTACTGTATACCTGATGGGGAAATCAGAAGAATAGCCAGTGTTAAA GTTTTTGCTGTTACTGCTTTCAGCTGTATTTTTGCATATGTTTGGCTGGCCATTGTGCTACTAGCAATTTCTCCAAATGTCATTGAAGTCTGGGAGGCTGTattgacttttgttttctttccccTTCTTATTTTGATTGCCTATGCTGCTGATAAGAATTTCTTCTTAAAGAGATTTTTAAAGAAGCGTCAAGAGGAGCAAGATGTTGTGGGAATACAAATGA ATGACAAGATTAATAGACcag GTGGAGAGGTGACAAGGCTGCACAGTTTTCAGGACAAAAGTGTTGATGAAGAAATGGCTCTACTGGCCAaa GAGCTGGGACGGCAAGATTTGTCACCTGAAGAAGCTGCAAATTTACTTTCTCATCGCATTGCATCTGAAGTACCCCACAGCAGAGGCTGGTATAGAATcaatgcgattagaaatatgaCAGGGGGGAGAAAACTCTTGCCACCTATCAATGACACCACACAGAgt CTTTATGGTCATATGGCCAAACCTGAAGAGAAAACAGAAAGCGATGTAGTTACAGTGAAAACTGACCCAAGTCAAGGAGGTAAAAAAGCTGTGGTTCAGTTTACAGCTGCATCAGTAGCTGTGATGGAAAATGAGGGCAAAGTAAGACTGGGAATAAAAAGAACAGGTCTGATGAACAAGCCTGTCTCAGTCAA AGTTGAGACTATCAATGGCACAGCTGTTGCAGGTGAAGATTACAAAGCATTTGAAGGCACTGTTGAGTTCAAGAAAAATGAAGCATTGAGAGAGATATTTATTGAGATTGTGGATGATTTTGAATGGGAACCTGATgagtttttctttgttaaattgAAAGTAGACGCAGACAGTGGTTGTGTCCTTGGACCTATCAGTATTTGTGAAGTTACTATCATTAATGATGATG AACCTGGAACCATTCAGTTCTCAAAGCCTAGTTATGTTGTCAAGGAGACAGGACTTAAAGCACTCATACCTTTAGTTCGTCTTGGAGGCGCAGATGGACATATATCTGTAAAATGGCAGACCAAAGACATCACTGCTATAGAAGGGAAAGACTACTCTGGAAAAGAAGGCATTTTAGAATTTGACAATCAGGAGACAACTAAGAACCTCATAATAAATCTCTTTGAGAGCAAT AAAGCTGAAAGAGATGAAAGTTTTCAAATTGAACTGACAGAAACTACTGGTGGTGCTACATTAGGGAAAATCAGCAAAACTGTTGTGACTATAATCAATGATGAAG AATTCAATGGGTTAGTGAATCGTATTTTGAATATGACAAAAGCTAACCTAGAAGCTTTAGAGTTACATAAAACAACCTACATGCAGCAGTTTATTGAAGCCATGAATGTAAATGGAGGCCAGCTTGCTACTGCAACATTTGTGGATTATATTCTTCACTTTTGCTCTTTCTTCTGGAAG ATTCTGTTTGCATTTATACCTCCAGCCCAGTACTGTGGGGGATGGCCTGCATTCTTTGTCTCCTTAGCAGTCATTGGATTACTAACTGCAATAATTGGTGACTTAGCAGGCATCTTTGGTTGTTTGATTGGCTTGGAAGATAGCATCACTGCCATTACTCTAGTTGCCATGGGAACCAGTATGCCAGATACCTTTGCCAGCAAAACAGCTGCTATGATGGAGAAAACTGCAGACAACTCTGTTGGAAATGTCAATGGCAGCAATTCTGTGAATGTTTTTCTAGGGCTTGGTCTCCCTTGGTTGATTGCTGCCATCTATCATCATGTCAAG gGAAATCCTTTTATAGTTCCAGCTGGATCTCTGGGATTCAGTGTTATTATATACACAGGAACTGCTGTCATTGCTATAGCAGTTCTTATTGGCAGACGATTGATGCCATCTATAGGAGCTGAGCTTGGAGGGCCAAAATGTTCAAAAATAATATGTAGCATATTCTTTTTAACGCTTTGGGTATTATATGTAATTTTGTCAGCCTTACAAACAAAAGGAATTATTGATGTAAAAATTGGATAG
- the LOC106054805 gene encoding sodium/calcium exchanger 3-like isoform X2 produces the protein MELPNTTEKCEKLQKKAETRLPAMSGNSSLGNTPVFDINNYTCSLGYLLLPAINEYTWSVNVRAILYLLGLLWCFLGVAYVADIFMASIERITSKTRIVRISDPEAENGYRQVDLKVWNDTVANLSLMALGTSAPEILLSVIEIVGNNMESGELGPGTIVGSAAFNLLFISAICIYCIPDGEIRRIASVKVFAVTAFSCIFAYVWLAIVLLAISPNVIEVWEAVLTFVFFPLLILIAYAADKNFFLKRFLKKRQEEQDVVGIQMSGEVTRLHSFQDKSVDEEMALLAKELGRQDLSPEEAANLLSHRIASEVPHSRGWYRINAIRNMTGGRKLLPPINDTTQSLYGHMAKPEEKTESDVVTVKTDPSQGGKKAVVQFTAASVAVMENEGKVRLGIKRTGLMNKPVSVKVETINGTAVAGEDYKAFEGTVEFKKNEALREIFIEIVDDFEWEPDEFFFVKLKVDADSGCVLGPISICEVTIINDDEPGTIQFSKPSYVVKETGLKALIPLVRLGGADGHISVKWQTKDITAIEGKDYSGKEGILEFDNQETTKNLIINLFESNKAERDESFQIELTETTGGATLGKISKTVVTIINDEEFNGLVNRILNMTKANLEALELHKTTYMQQFIEAMNVNGGQLATATFVDYILHFCSFFWKILFAFIPPAQYCGGWPAFFVSLAVIGLLTAIIGDLAGIFGCLIGLEDSITAITLVAMGTSMPDTFASKTAAMMEKTADNSVGNVNGSNSVNVFLGLGLPWLIAAIYHHVKGNPFIVPAGSLGFSVIIYTGTAVIAIAVLIGRRLMPSIGAELGGPKCSKIICSIFFLTLWVLYVILSALQTKGIIDVKIG, from the exons ATTGCCTGCCATGAGTGGCAACAGTTCTCTTGGCAACACTCCGGTGTTTGATATCAACAACTACACTTGCAGTTTGGGTTACCTCCTCCTGCCTGCCATCAACGAATACACTTGGTCTGTCAATGTTCGAGCCATCTTATACCTGCTTGGGTTACTCTGGTGCTTCCTGGGCGTAGCATATGTTGCAGATATTTTTATGGCTTCCATAGAAAGAATCACAAGCAAGACAAGGATAGTAAGGATCTCGGATCCAGAAGCAGAAAATGGGTACAGACAGGTGGATCTTAAG GTTTGGAATGACACTGTGGCTAACCTTAGTTTGATGGCTTTAGGAACTAGTGCCCCAGAGATTTTACTTTCTGTCATTGAAATAGTTGGAAACAATATGGAGTCTGGAGAGCTTGGCCCTGGAACTATTGTTGGCTCTGCTGCTTTCAATCTTCTCTTCATTTCTGCCATCTGTATCTACTGTATACCTGATGGGGAAATCAGAAGAATAGCCAGTGTTAAA GTTTTTGCTGTTACTGCTTTCAGCTGTATTTTTGCATATGTTTGGCTGGCCATTGTGCTACTAGCAATTTCTCCAAATGTCATTGAAGTCTGGGAGGCTGTattgacttttgttttctttccccTTCTTATTTTGATTGCCTATGCTGCTGATAAGAATTTCTTCTTAAAGAGATTTTTAAAGAAGCGTCAAGAGGAGCAAGATGTTGTGGGAATACAAATGA GTGGAGAGGTGACAAGGCTGCACAGTTTTCAGGACAAAAGTGTTGATGAAGAAATGGCTCTACTGGCCAaa GAGCTGGGACGGCAAGATTTGTCACCTGAAGAAGCTGCAAATTTACTTTCTCATCGCATTGCATCTGAAGTACCCCACAGCAGAGGCTGGTATAGAATcaatgcgattagaaatatgaCAGGGGGGAGAAAACTCTTGCCACCTATCAATGACACCACACAGAgt CTTTATGGTCATATGGCCAAACCTGAAGAGAAAACAGAAAGCGATGTAGTTACAGTGAAAACTGACCCAAGTCAAGGAGGTAAAAAAGCTGTGGTTCAGTTTACAGCTGCATCAGTAGCTGTGATGGAAAATGAGGGCAAAGTAAGACTGGGAATAAAAAGAACAGGTCTGATGAACAAGCCTGTCTCAGTCAA AGTTGAGACTATCAATGGCACAGCTGTTGCAGGTGAAGATTACAAAGCATTTGAAGGCACTGTTGAGTTCAAGAAAAATGAAGCATTGAGAGAGATATTTATTGAGATTGTGGATGATTTTGAATGGGAACCTGATgagtttttctttgttaaattgAAAGTAGACGCAGACAGTGGTTGTGTCCTTGGACCTATCAGTATTTGTGAAGTTACTATCATTAATGATGATG AACCTGGAACCATTCAGTTCTCAAAGCCTAGTTATGTTGTCAAGGAGACAGGACTTAAAGCACTCATACCTTTAGTTCGTCTTGGAGGCGCAGATGGACATATATCTGTAAAATGGCAGACCAAAGACATCACTGCTATAGAAGGGAAAGACTACTCTGGAAAAGAAGGCATTTTAGAATTTGACAATCAGGAGACAACTAAGAACCTCATAATAAATCTCTTTGAGAGCAAT AAAGCTGAAAGAGATGAAAGTTTTCAAATTGAACTGACAGAAACTACTGGTGGTGCTACATTAGGGAAAATCAGCAAAACTGTTGTGACTATAATCAATGATGAAG AATTCAATGGGTTAGTGAATCGTATTTTGAATATGACAAAAGCTAACCTAGAAGCTTTAGAGTTACATAAAACAACCTACATGCAGCAGTTTATTGAAGCCATGAATGTAAATGGAGGCCAGCTTGCTACTGCAACATTTGTGGATTATATTCTTCACTTTTGCTCTTTCTTCTGGAAG ATTCTGTTTGCATTTATACCTCCAGCCCAGTACTGTGGGGGATGGCCTGCATTCTTTGTCTCCTTAGCAGTCATTGGATTACTAACTGCAATAATTGGTGACTTAGCAGGCATCTTTGGTTGTTTGATTGGCTTGGAAGATAGCATCACTGCCATTACTCTAGTTGCCATGGGAACCAGTATGCCAGATACCTTTGCCAGCAAAACAGCTGCTATGATGGAGAAAACTGCAGACAACTCTGTTGGAAATGTCAATGGCAGCAATTCTGTGAATGTTTTTCTAGGGCTTGGTCTCCCTTGGTTGATTGCTGCCATCTATCATCATGTCAAG gGAAATCCTTTTATAGTTCCAGCTGGATCTCTGGGATTCAGTGTTATTATATACACAGGAACTGCTGTCATTGCTATAGCAGTTCTTATTGGCAGACGATTGATGCCATCTATAGGAGCTGAGCTTGGAGGGCCAAAATGTTCAAAAATAATATGTAGCATATTCTTTTTAACGCTTTGGGTATTATATGTAATTTTGTCAGCCTTACAAACAAAAGGAATTATTGATGTAAAAATTGGATAG
- the LOC106054805 gene encoding sodium/calcium exchanger 3-like isoform X3, producing MSGNSSLGNTPVFDINNYTCSLGYLLLPAINEYTWSVNVRAILYLLGLLWCFLGVAYVADIFMASIERITSKTRIVRISDPEAENGYRQVDLKVWNDTVANLSLMALGTSAPEILLSVIEIVGNNMESGELGPGTIVGSAAFNLLFISAICIYCIPDGEIRRIASVKVFAVTAFSCIFAYVWLAIVLLAISPNVIEVWEAVLTFVFFPLLILIAYAADKNFFLKRFLKKRQEEQDVVGIQMNDKINRPGGEVTRLHSFQDKSVDEEMALLAKELGRQDLSPEEAANLLSHRIASEVPHSRGWYRINAIRNMTGGRKLLPPINDTTQSLYGHMAKPEEKTESDVVTVKTDPSQGGKKAVVQFTAASVAVMENEGKVRLGIKRTGLMNKPVSVKVETINGTAVAGEDYKAFEGTVEFKKNEALREIFIEIVDDFEWEPDEFFFVKLKVDADSGCVLGPISICEVTIINDDEPGTIQFSKPSYVVKETGLKALIPLVRLGGADGHISVKWQTKDITAIEGKDYSGKEGILEFDNQETTKNLIINLFESNKAERDESFQIELTETTGGATLGKISKTVVTIINDEEFNGLVNRILNMTKANLEALELHKTTYMQQFIEAMNVNGGQLATATFVDYILHFCSFFWKILFAFIPPAQYCGGWPAFFVSLAVIGLLTAIIGDLAGIFGCLIGLEDSITAITLVAMGTSMPDTFASKTAAMMEKTADNSVGNVNGSNSVNVFLGLGLPWLIAAIYHHVKGNPFIVPAGSLGFSVIIYTGTAVIAIAVLIGRRLMPSIGAELGGPKCSKIICSIFFLTLWVLYVILSALQTKGIIDVKIG from the exons ATGAGTGGCAACAGTTCTCTTGGCAACACTCCGGTGTTTGATATCAACAACTACACTTGCAGTTTGGGTTACCTCCTCCTGCCTGCCATCAACGAATACACTTGGTCTGTCAATGTTCGAGCCATCTTATACCTGCTTGGGTTACTCTGGTGCTTCCTGGGCGTAGCATATGTTGCAGATATTTTTATGGCTTCCATAGAAAGAATCACAAGCAAGACAAGGATAGTAAGGATCTCGGATCCAGAAGCAGAAAATGGGTACAGACAGGTGGATCTTAAG GTTTGGAATGACACTGTGGCTAACCTTAGTTTGATGGCTTTAGGAACTAGTGCCCCAGAGATTTTACTTTCTGTCATTGAAATAGTTGGAAACAATATGGAGTCTGGAGAGCTTGGCCCTGGAACTATTGTTGGCTCTGCTGCTTTCAATCTTCTCTTCATTTCTGCCATCTGTATCTACTGTATACCTGATGGGGAAATCAGAAGAATAGCCAGTGTTAAA GTTTTTGCTGTTACTGCTTTCAGCTGTATTTTTGCATATGTTTGGCTGGCCATTGTGCTACTAGCAATTTCTCCAAATGTCATTGAAGTCTGGGAGGCTGTattgacttttgttttctttccccTTCTTATTTTGATTGCCTATGCTGCTGATAAGAATTTCTTCTTAAAGAGATTTTTAAAGAAGCGTCAAGAGGAGCAAGATGTTGTGGGAATACAAATGA ATGACAAGATTAATAGACcag GTGGAGAGGTGACAAGGCTGCACAGTTTTCAGGACAAAAGTGTTGATGAAGAAATGGCTCTACTGGCCAaa GAGCTGGGACGGCAAGATTTGTCACCTGAAGAAGCTGCAAATTTACTTTCTCATCGCATTGCATCTGAAGTACCCCACAGCAGAGGCTGGTATAGAATcaatgcgattagaaatatgaCAGGGGGGAGAAAACTCTTGCCACCTATCAATGACACCACACAGAgt CTTTATGGTCATATGGCCAAACCTGAAGAGAAAACAGAAAGCGATGTAGTTACAGTGAAAACTGACCCAAGTCAAGGAGGTAAAAAAGCTGTGGTTCAGTTTACAGCTGCATCAGTAGCTGTGATGGAAAATGAGGGCAAAGTAAGACTGGGAATAAAAAGAACAGGTCTGATGAACAAGCCTGTCTCAGTCAA AGTTGAGACTATCAATGGCACAGCTGTTGCAGGTGAAGATTACAAAGCATTTGAAGGCACTGTTGAGTTCAAGAAAAATGAAGCATTGAGAGAGATATTTATTGAGATTGTGGATGATTTTGAATGGGAACCTGATgagtttttctttgttaaattgAAAGTAGACGCAGACAGTGGTTGTGTCCTTGGACCTATCAGTATTTGTGAAGTTACTATCATTAATGATGATG AACCTGGAACCATTCAGTTCTCAAAGCCTAGTTATGTTGTCAAGGAGACAGGACTTAAAGCACTCATACCTTTAGTTCGTCTTGGAGGCGCAGATGGACATATATCTGTAAAATGGCAGACCAAAGACATCACTGCTATAGAAGGGAAAGACTACTCTGGAAAAGAAGGCATTTTAGAATTTGACAATCAGGAGACAACTAAGAACCTCATAATAAATCTCTTTGAGAGCAAT AAAGCTGAAAGAGATGAAAGTTTTCAAATTGAACTGACAGAAACTACTGGTGGTGCTACATTAGGGAAAATCAGCAAAACTGTTGTGACTATAATCAATGATGAAG AATTCAATGGGTTAGTGAATCGTATTTTGAATATGACAAAAGCTAACCTAGAAGCTTTAGAGTTACATAAAACAACCTACATGCAGCAGTTTATTGAAGCCATGAATGTAAATGGAGGCCAGCTTGCTACTGCAACATTTGTGGATTATATTCTTCACTTTTGCTCTTTCTTCTGGAAG ATTCTGTTTGCATTTATACCTCCAGCCCAGTACTGTGGGGGATGGCCTGCATTCTTTGTCTCCTTAGCAGTCATTGGATTACTAACTGCAATAATTGGTGACTTAGCAGGCATCTTTGGTTGTTTGATTGGCTTGGAAGATAGCATCACTGCCATTACTCTAGTTGCCATGGGAACCAGTATGCCAGATACCTTTGCCAGCAAAACAGCTGCTATGATGGAGAAAACTGCAGACAACTCTGTTGGAAATGTCAATGGCAGCAATTCTGTGAATGTTTTTCTAGGGCTTGGTCTCCCTTGGTTGATTGCTGCCATCTATCATCATGTCAAG gGAAATCCTTTTATAGTTCCAGCTGGATCTCTGGGATTCAGTGTTATTATATACACAGGAACTGCTGTCATTGCTATAGCAGTTCTTATTGGCAGACGATTGATGCCATCTATAGGAGCTGAGCTTGGAGGGCCAAAATGTTCAAAAATAATATGTAGCATATTCTTTTTAACGCTTTGGGTATTATATGTAATTTTGTCAGCCTTACAAACAAAAGGAATTATTGATGTAAAAATTGGATAG